Proteins from a genomic interval of Leifsonia shinshuensis:
- a CDS encoding acyltransferase family protein: MTNTTVANAIARPRSAAIDAVRVLGVVAIVYGHVFGLNFLRSSLFIWHVPVFFVLTGYLWTANRSILTEVRKRTLTLLVPYAAWLLIILSPLVNDLILHGRNTVPLEIALRGGALLTGQFAAFWFVTALFFAAIYLRLLERLPEIVQWAVPLVALVALWVFHVPFQQVPLSAGVAVPCLIFVLAGRQLKRVRSRVPRPGLVGLGLLVVGFALVATNVVPPVDLKQSDFGLPIVTVLVSIGICFGLILVAEEAVPLLGRVTGAIITRLALTSFMVILTHAVVIQALRPNAPLGSPKMFLAALIIPWVLALLVNLTPLSRILIGVPMSRLRLRSRASKVSADAMR; encoded by the coding sequence GTGACGAACACGACGGTGGCGAACGCGATCGCCAGGCCGAGGTCCGCCGCGATCGACGCCGTCCGCGTCCTCGGCGTGGTCGCGATCGTCTACGGCCACGTGTTCGGGCTGAACTTCCTGCGCAGCAGCCTCTTCATCTGGCACGTCCCCGTGTTCTTCGTCCTCACCGGCTACCTGTGGACGGCGAACCGCTCGATCCTCACCGAGGTGCGCAAGCGCACGCTGACGCTGCTGGTTCCGTACGCCGCCTGGCTGCTGATCATCCTCTCGCCATTGGTCAACGACCTGATCCTGCACGGCAGGAACACGGTCCCGCTGGAGATCGCGCTGCGCGGCGGCGCGCTGCTCACCGGCCAGTTCGCCGCGTTCTGGTTCGTGACCGCCCTGTTCTTCGCCGCCATCTACCTGCGGCTGCTGGAGCGCCTCCCCGAGATCGTGCAGTGGGCGGTCCCGTTGGTGGCGCTCGTCGCTCTGTGGGTCTTCCACGTCCCGTTCCAGCAGGTCCCGCTCTCGGCGGGTGTCGCGGTGCCGTGCCTCATCTTTGTCCTAGCGGGCCGTCAGCTGAAGCGGGTGCGCTCTCGGGTGCCGCGTCCTGGCCTGGTCGGACTCGGCCTGCTGGTCGTCGGCTTCGCCCTGGTCGCCACGAACGTCGTCCCCCCGGTCGACCTGAAGCAGTCCGACTTCGGCCTGCCGATCGTGACGGTGCTGGTGTCGATCGGGATCTGCTTCGGGCTGATCCTCGTCGCGGAGGAGGCGGTCCCGCTGCTCGGCCGTGTCACGGGCGCCATCATCACGCGACTTGCGCTGACTTCGTTCATGGTGATCCTCACCCACGCGGTGGTCATCCAGGCCCTCCGCCCGAACGCACCCCTCGGCTCGCCCAAGATGTTCCTCGCGGCCCTCATCATCCCGTGGGTCCTGGCGCTGCTCGTAAACCTCACCCCCCTCTCGCGCATCCTGATCGGCGTCCCGATGTCGCGCCTCCGCCTGCGCTCCCGCGCGTCGAAGGTCTCAGCCGACGCGATGCGCTGA